The following is a genomic window from Deinococcus reticulitermitis.
CGGGCGCGTCGAACTCCATATTCAGGTGGGTCACCCGCACGGCATCCACGCCCACCACTATGCGGCGGAACTCGCGTCGTGCGCGCTGCTGCGTGATCCGTCAGGGCGACTGGAGCAACTGCGAGCCGAGATGCACGAGTACCCGTCCCGGCTCGCTGCCGCGCTCGAAGCCCAGTACGGCTGGGCGCCGGAGTTCTGGCTGGATGCGGCGGAAAAAGGTCTCAAGCGCGGCGACCTCCATTACGCCCAGGGCTGCGCGTATCAGGCGGTGATGGCGCAGGTGCAGGTGCTGTGTGCCCGCGCCGGGGTCTGGCTGCTCAATGAAAAAGGGGCTCTGGCACGCGCGGGTGGGTGCACCGGCGCTCCTGAGCGGTTCGCGGAACGGACGCAGGCGGCGCTGTCCATCCTCGACCTCGCTGCCCTGCGCGCGCTCGCCGCCGAGGTCAGCGCAGGTTCGCCAGCACCAGACCGCTGAAAAACGGCACGAGCCACAGCGTCCAGACGCTCAGGCTGAAGCGGTGGAAGGTCCGCAGCGCCTGCGGGTTGCGCCGCACATAGGTGACGGTCGCCCACACTGCATGGACCGCCATGAGCACGAGCGCGAGCGCCCCGAGGGCGGCATGCAGGCCGAAGCCACTCGGCCCGCCGCCCGCTTCCGCAATCCGCCGCATCATCTCGGTGCCGGCGGTGTCGCAGGCCAGCCCGAACCAGAACGCGCCGAGGTGGATAGGTTTGATCGTGCCCGACCGCTTTTCTCCCCAGACCCCCAACGAGTACGAGATCAGGGCGACCGTCATGGCAACGATGGCTATCAGCAGTGTGGTGGACATGTTCTTCGCTCCTTCGGGGCCAGCGCATCCTTCTCGACCCCTCATGCCTTCTAGTTTACCGAACGGTAGGTAAACAAGATGAGCGTTAGAGGGTGATTCGCTGCGTTGATGGGACCAGTCAGCGCGGTGAGGAGGGACGCGGAGGCCGTTTCTGCGTTCAGGCTTCTCCAGGGGCGAGGTAAACGTGAATGCTCGTCCGTTCGCCGGGACCGATCTGCCAGTCGGCGCCCACCGTCGCCACCCGCCACCAACCCTCGGCCTGGTAAAGCGCCACAGACGCGGCGGCTTCGGCATGAACGTCCGCGACGGCGCGGCGCCCCAGACGCCCGGCCTCGGCCTGCGCGGCGGCAAGCAGGCGCCGGCCCAGCCCCGCGCGGCGCACCGCCGGCGCCACGTAGAGGCGCGAGACCACGGCGAGTTCCGAGGCCCCGAGCCCCGTCGTCACGGCCCACTTCGGCATGGGCTCGGCGAGTTCGCGCAGCAGCACGCTGCCGACCACCTCGCCCCCGCCCTCGGCCACCCAGGCGGCGAGGGTGCCGGGCGGCGTCAGGAAGGCGTCCGGGTCCGCCGGCCACGGCAGCGCGTACCCGCTCGCGCGGTGGAAGTCGCGCA
Proteins encoded in this region:
- a CDS encoding nucleotidyltransferase domain-containing protein; the encoded protein is MAAFTPTSLPPLAQSLAERLLDVPGVLGVALGGSYATGTATPSSDLDLSLAYELARPLDLATLTALCRELDDGGKATPAAPGGWGPWVDGGAWLTVGGQRVDFIYRELGRVERSVQDALAGRVELHIQVGHPHGIHAHHYAAELASCALLRDPSGRLEQLRAEMHEYPSRLAAALEAQYGWAPEFWLDAAEKGLKRGDLHYAQGCAYQAVMAQVQVLCARAGVWLLNEKGALARAGGCTGAPERFAERTQAALSILDLAALRALAAEVSAGSPAPDR
- a CDS encoding GNAT family N-acetyltransferase — its product is MIRLRTRRDGPALMALLRDFHRASGYALPWPADPDAFLTPPGTLAAWVAEGGGEVVGSVLLRELAEPMPKWAVTTGLGASELAVVSRLYVAPAVRRAGLGRRLLAAAQAEAGRLGRRAVADVHAEAAASVALYQAEGWWRVATVGADWQIGPGERTSIHVYLAPGEA
- a CDS encoding HsmA family protein; the protein is MSTTLLIAIVAMTVALISYSLGVWGEKRSGTIKPIHLGAFWFGLACDTAGTEMMRRIAEAGGGPSGFGLHAALGALALVLMAVHAVWATVTYVRRNPQALRTFHRFSLSVWTLWLVPFFSGLVLANLR